One region of Heterodontus francisci isolate sHetFra1 unplaced genomic scaffold, sHetFra1.hap1 HAP1_SCAFFOLD_888, whole genome shotgun sequence genomic DNA includes:
- the LOC137360179 gene encoding probable G-protein coupled receptor 139, whose product MAVADLLVVITDPILRQIPSIYFPDSFLSITPICSSVSFLVFAITMVSVWLTVAFTFDRFVTICCEKLKTKYCTERTVAVVIGTVSVLCTFESVPWYFTIEPMYIIDNVPWYCILKQSFHTSPTWNAFELFHRILIPCVPFFLILLLNVLMVRRILAASRGRRRLRCLGNGENHNDPEMENRKKSIILLFSISGSFILLWVTQVVFYIYQRITKLYPTSINDPLEITEYTAGMLQLLCSCTNTCIYAVTQTKFREELRKVVKYPLNLIVKLVNS is encoded by the coding sequence atggcagtggctgatctcctggtcgttatcacagatCCCATATTGAGGCAGATTCCTtcgatttatttcccagattcattcctgtccattactcccatctgtagttCAGTTAGTTTCCTGGTTTTTGCAATcacaatggtttctgtctggctgacagtcgctttcacctttgatcgatttgtaaccatttgttgtgagaagctgaagacaaaatattgcactgagagaacagtggctgtggttatcggaacagtgagCGTGCTGTGCACTTTCGAAagtgttccctggtactttacGATTGAACCTAtgtatataattgataatgttccctggtactgtatccTGAAACAGAGCTTCCATACTTCCCCCACATGGAACGCCTTTGAGCTGTTTCACCGCATTTTAattccttgtgtcccgttctttctgattttgctgctcaatgttctgatggTCAGACGTATTTTAGCGGCCAGTAGAGGTCGCAGGAGACTCCGGTGCCTCGGCAACggagagaatcacaatgacccagagatggagaatcgaaagaaatccatcattttactgttcagtatatctggcagttttatactgttatgggtgacgcaggttgtattttacatctatcagcgaattacaaaactaTATCCTACCTCCATCAATGACCCTCTTGAAATCACAgaatacacagcaggaatgctgcagcttctctgttcctgcaccaacacgtgtatttacgctgtgacccagactaaattcagagaggagctgaggaAGGTCGTGAAATACCCACTCAATCTAATAGTTAAATTAGTTAACTCATAG